From the genome of Miscanthus floridulus cultivar M001 chromosome 10, ASM1932011v1, whole genome shotgun sequence, one region includes:
- the LOC136486046 gene encoding probable leucine-rich repeat receptor-like protein kinase IMK3, which produces MPPPPARRPPPPLPHRSTAAASTLLLLLLLLLLSPPATAAAQHHGHHTTGDGVVISQADYQGLQAIKHDLSDPYGFLRSWNDSGLTACSGAWAGIKCVLGNVVAITLPWRGLGGTLSARGLGQLVRLRRLSLHDNAIAGPVPASLGFLPDLRGVYLFNNRFSGAIPASIGGCVALQAFDASNNRLTGAVPPAVANSTRLIRLNLSRNALSDVIPVEVVASASLVFLDLSYNNLSGPIPDAFAGSDKSPSSTSKLTLEDDDSSSDDKEAITGSYQLVFLRLAHNSLDGPIPESLIKLTKLQQLDLSANSLNGTIPTQLAALADLKALDLSGNSLAGEIPQGLDNLTATLQSFNVSYNNLSGAAPYSLARKFGEPAFTGNVLLCGYSASTPCPAPPSPAPASPAEEPPSRGGRKFSRKALVLIVAGIVVGVLVLLLLCCLLLCFLSRNKRSSGGTAGTRSGKQVAKEASGAGSAAAAAWRGEKHGSGAAEVESGGDVGGKLVHFDGPLAFTADDLLCATAEIMGKSTYGTVYKATLEDGSLVAVKRLREKITKGHKEFEVEAAVLGRIRHPNLLALRAYYLGPKGEKLLVFDYMPNGSLHSFLHARAPNTPVDWATRMTIAKGTARGLAYLHDDMSIVHGNLTASNVLLDEEQSPRISDLGLSRLMTTAANSNVMAAAGALGYRAPELSKLKKASAKTDVYSLGVIILELLTGKSPADSTNGMDLPQWVASIVKEEWTSEVFDLELMRDATAAGTAGDELMDTLKLALHCVDPAPAVRPEAREVLRQLEQIKPGPEGGAGPSEEGGATHVPAASASAGDDE; this is translated from the exons ATGCCGCCGCCACCGGCGCGGAGGCCTCCACCGCCCCTCCCCCACCGCAGCACCGCCGCCGCATccacgctcctcctcctcctcctgctgctcctcctctccccaccagccaccgccgccgcgcagcACCACGGCCACCACACCACAGGCGACGGCGTGGTGATCTCCCAAGCGGACTACCAGGGCCTACAAGCAATCAAGCACGACCTGTCGGACCCCTACGGCTTCCTGCGCTCCTGGAACGACAGCGGCCTCACCGCCTGCTCCGGCGCATGGGCGGGGATCAAGTGCGTCCTGGGCAACGTCGTGGCCATCACGCTTCCCTGGCGCGGTCTGGGTGGCACGCTGTCCGCGCGCGGCCTCGGGCAGCTCGTCCGCCTCCGCCGGCTCAGCCTCCACGACAACGCCATCGCGGGGCCCGTCCCGGCCTCGCTCGGCTTCCTCCCGGACCTCCGCGGCGTCTACCTCTTCAACAACCGCTTCTCGGGCGCCATCCCCGCCTCCATCGGCGGCTGCGTCGCGCTGCAGGCGTTTGATGCGAGTAACAACCGCCTGACCGGCGCGGTCCCGCCCGCCGTCGCCAACTCCACCAGGCTCATCCGGCTCAACCTCAGCCGGAACGCGTTGTCTGATGTCATCCCCGTCGAGGTCGTCGCGTCCGCGTCGCTCGTATTCCTTGACCTCTCCTACAACAACCTCTCCGGCCCCATCCCCGACGCATTCGCTGGGTCCGACAAGTCGCCGTCTTCGACCTCCAAGCTCACCCTCGAGGATGACGACAGCAGCAGCgacgacaaggaggccatcaccggGAGCTACCAGCTCGTATTCCTCAGGCTCGCGCACAACTCCCTCGACGGGCCCATCCCGGAGTCCCTCATCAAGCTCACCAAGCTGCAGCAGCTCGACCTCTCGGCCAACAGCCTCAACGGCACCATCCCGACGCAGCTCGCCGCGCTGGCGGACCTCAAGGCGCTCGACCTTTCCGGGAACAGTCTCGCCGGCGAGATCCCGCAGGGGCTCGATAACCTCACCGCCACGCTCCAGTCCTTCAACGTCTCGTACAACAACCTCTCCGGCGCGGCGCCGTACTCGCTGGCGCGCAAGTTCGGGGAGCCCGCGTTCACGGGGAACGTCCTCCTCTGCGGCTACTCTGCTTCCACGCCCTGCCCGGCGCCCCCGTCCCCCGCGCCGGCGTCGCCCGCGGAGGAACCTCCTTCGCGCGGAGGCCGGAAGTTCAGCAGGAAGGCGCTCGTGCTCATCGTCGCTGGAATCGTCGTTGGCGTCCTCGTCCTGCTGCTGCTCTGCTGCCTCCTGCTCTGTTTTCTGAGCAGGAACAAGAGGTCTTCCGGCGGCACTGCGGGAACACGGAGCGGGAAGCAGGTGGCCAAGGAGGCCAGTGGTGCTGGCTCTGCTGCCGCGGCGGCCTGGCGCGGCGAGAAGCATGGGTCTGGCGCGGCGGAGGTGGAGTCCGGCGGCGACGTGGGTGGCAAGCTCGTGCACTTTGATGGGCCGCTGGCGTTCACGGCCGACGACCTGCTGTGCGCCACTGCGGAGATCATGGGGAAGAGCACCTATGGGACGGTGTACAAGGCCACGCTCGAGGACGGCAGCCTCGTGGCCGTCAAGCGCCTCCGCGAGAAGATCACCAAGGGCCACAAGGAGTTCGAGGTCGAGGCGGCGGTGCTGGGACGGATCCGCCACCCCAACCTGCTGGCGCTCAGGGCATACTACCTGGGACCCAAGGGGGAGAAGCTACTCGTTTTCGATTACATGCCCAACGGCAGCCTCCACTCATTCTTGCACG CTCGCGCTCCAAACACGCCAGTGGACTGGGCGACGCGGATGACGATCGCCAAgggcacggcgcgtggcctggcGTACCTGCACGACGACATGAGCATCGTGCACGGCAACCTGACAGCCAGCAACGTGCTCCTGGACGAGGAGCAGAGCCCCAGGATCTCCGACTTGGGGCTGTCGCGGCTGATGACGACGGCGGCGAACTCGAACGTaatggcggcggcgggcgcgctgGGGTACCGCGCGCCAGAGCTGTCGAAACTGAAGAAAGCGAGCGCCAAGACGGACGTGTACAGCCTGGGCGTCATCATCCTGGAGCTGCTGACGGGCAAGTCCCCCGCGGACAGCACCAACGGCATGGACCTGCCGCAGTGGGTGGCGTCCATCGTCAAGGAGGAGTGGACTAGCGAGGTGTTCGACCTGGAGCTGATGCGCGACGCCACCGCTGCGGGCACCGCCGGGGACGAGCTCATGGACACGCTCAAGCTCGCGCTGCACTGCGTCGACCCGGCGCCGGCGGTCAGGCCCGAGGCACGCGAGGTGCTGCGGCAGCTCGAGCAGATCAAGCCCGGCCCTGAGGGCGGCGCTGGACCGAGCGAGGAAGGTGGCGCCACGCATGTGCCGGCGGCTTCTGCTTCTGCAGGAGATGATGAGTAG